From the genome of Ectobacillus sp. JY-23, one region includes:
- a CDS encoding spore germination protein produces the protein MPAIVGSVNIVNLGSSGVFHIGDVFAIRPISYSKTFAGAGSFNVGESVSVYNYQSTTNVSDNDNIDQPIAFTN, from the coding sequence ATGCCTGCAATTGTCGGAAGTGTGAATATCGTCAACCTTGGTTCGAGTGGCGTATTTCATATCGGTGACGTATTTGCTATCCGCCCTATCAGCTACTCAAAAACCTTCGCCGGAGCAGGCTCGTTCAATGTAGGTGAGTCCGTTTCTGTTTACAATTATCAAAGTACAACAAATGTATCGGACAATGACAACATTGATCAACCAATTGCCTTCACCAATTAA
- a CDS encoding aspartyl-phosphate phosphatase Spo0E family protein, producing MFEQVIEKKRERMEYLAGRYGLTAKKTVSCSQELDKLLNVVLVLQLNSNTNEDIIIDALK from the coding sequence ATGTTTGAACAAGTAATCGAAAAGAAGCGAGAAAGAATGGAATACTTAGCAGGACGTTACGGACTGACGGCAAAGAAAACAGTTTCCTGTAGTCAGGAATTAGACAAGCTACTCAACGTTGTTCTTGTTCTGCAACTCAATAGCAACACCAACGAGGATATCATTATAGACGCACTCAAATGA
- a CDS encoding fumarylacetoacetate hydrolase family protein, giving the protein MKIMRFVTAKKEEKVFVGVVVGDSVLHLREVQKAMTGKVTLPITMIECIEAGDVFLKQAEEIVAWAQEKEMIGRYAIDDVRLMAPIPRPRKNMICVGKNYSDHAAEMGAAPPEHIIFFTKAPTTVVGQYEYVQSYPHLTEELDYEGELAVIIGKKGKGIAAADALSYVFGYTIVNDITARDVQSRHKQFFLGKSFDTFCPMGPVLVHRSALAVQSLRIETKVNGELRQSASTAEMLFSIPQIIATLSQGMTLEPGDIIATGTPAGVGKGFQPPRFLKAGDIIEVTVEGIGTLQNTVKS; this is encoded by the coding sequence GTGAAAATAATGCGATTCGTAACGGCAAAAAAAGAAGAAAAAGTATTCGTCGGAGTAGTAGTAGGAGATAGCGTTTTGCATTTACGTGAAGTACAAAAAGCCATGACAGGTAAAGTCACGCTACCTATTACAATGATTGAATGTATTGAAGCAGGGGACGTATTTTTAAAACAGGCAGAGGAAATCGTAGCGTGGGCACAAGAGAAAGAAATGATTGGTCGCTACGCTATAGACGACGTGCGTTTAATGGCACCTATTCCAAGGCCTCGCAAAAACATGATTTGTGTAGGGAAAAACTATAGTGATCATGCGGCTGAAATGGGAGCAGCACCGCCGGAGCATATTATATTTTTTACGAAAGCTCCAACTACTGTCGTTGGACAATATGAGTATGTTCAGAGTTACCCGCATTTGACTGAGGAGTTAGATTACGAGGGAGAACTGGCTGTTATCATAGGAAAAAAAGGAAAGGGTATTGCTGCAGCAGATGCGCTTTCTTACGTATTTGGCTATACAATTGTGAATGATATTACCGCTCGTGATGTCCAAAGTCGTCACAAACAGTTCTTTCTAGGCAAGAGCTTTGACACGTTTTGCCCAATGGGGCCTGTGCTGGTGCATCGATCGGCTTTAGCAGTACAAAGTTTACGCATAGAAACAAAAGTAAATGGAGAGCTCAGACAATCTGCAAGCACTGCTGAAATGTTATTTTCAATCCCGCAAATTATAGCAACCCTTAGTCAAGGGATGACACTTGAGCCAGGTGATATTATTGCGACTGGCACACCAGCTGGTGTTGGAAAAGGATTTCAACCGCCTCGTTTCTTAAAAGCAGGAGATATCATAGAAGTGACAGTAGAAGGCATTGGTACACTACAAAATACAGTAAAATCGTAA
- a CDS encoding YisL family protein: protein MTHMHITAWALGIILFLVTYAMYRSGNGKARIWHMVSRLLYVLIVATGLILYTGFDLKGAYAMWYGIKMLLGILVIGSMEMVLVRTKKQKSTAGTWILFVITLAIVLYLGFKLPVLPFS from the coding sequence ATGACTCATATGCATATTACGGCATGGGCACTTGGAATTATTTTATTTCTAGTTACGTATGCAATGTATCGCAGTGGAAACGGGAAGGCTAGAATATGGCACATGGTTTCTCGTTTGTTGTATGTACTTATTGTAGCAACGGGATTAATACTATACACAGGCTTCGATTTGAAGGGTGCATATGCAATGTGGTATGGCATTAAAATGCTACTTGGTATTCTGGTAATCGGTAGCATGGAGATGGTTCTCGTTCGTACCAAAAAACAAAAAAGTACAGCTGGTACTTGGATTTTGTTTGTAATTACACTGGCAATCGTACTATACCTAGGCTTTAAATTGCCGGTTTTACCCTTCTCTTAA
- a CDS encoding DUF2777 family protein: MKKRYHIMYNQPRAHTVGNVEYINDEWVFFDEETDEAFALAEVVHDDFEILYHNHWLPARFYEEHIVKIENQIHPLQDGEMIRVRKKLQYVYNEWLQELRDDALEMFAETLAKWDYSLYDSIYCHNSLFFQVGPGPRQGVNFIIYDNGEMVCALQHHYIRSGTEQKDIFTLTKVNGMTVTMTI, from the coding sequence ATGAAAAAACGCTATCATATTATGTATAATCAACCGCGTGCACACACAGTCGGTAATGTAGAATATATCAATGATGAATGGGTATTCTTTGATGAAGAAACAGATGAAGCTTTTGCGCTCGCCGAAGTCGTACATGACGATTTTGAAATCTTATATCATAATCACTGGTTACCTGCTCGCTTTTATGAAGAGCATATCGTAAAGATTGAAAATCAAATTCATCCGTTACAAGATGGGGAAATGATTCGTGTTCGCAAAAAGCTGCAATACGTCTATAATGAATGGTTGCAAGAGCTACGAGATGATGCTTTAGAAATGTTTGCAGAAACGCTTGCTAAATGGGATTACTCTCTATATGACAGTATTTACTGTCACAACTCTTTATTTTTTCAAGTTGGTCCAGGTCCGCGCCAAGGTGTCAATTTTATCATATATGACAATGGCGAGATGGTATGCGCTTTACAGCACCATTACATCCGAAGCGGAACAGAACAAAAGGATATATTCACATTGACCAAGGTCAATGGTATGACTGTTACTATGACAATATAA
- the asnB gene encoding asparagine synthase (glutamine-hydrolyzing), whose amino-acid sequence MCGITGWVDYGRSLLSEKEAVAAMTHTLSKRGPDDTNVWTTQHAAFGHKRLAVVDLEGGKQPMTRQKEQEYTICYNGELYNTEDLREELLKRGYTFKGHSDTEVLLTAYMEWEENCLVHLNGIFAFAVWDAKKEKLFIGRDRLGVKPLFYKEDPKRLLFGSELKAILAHPDVKAEVTYEGLSEVLGLGPSRSPGHGVFHGINELRPGHALIFSKDGLKVWRYWNVQSTTHVDSFDDTVAKVRFLLEDAITRQLVSDVPLCTFLSGGVDSSAITAFAARAYEQEGKGSLHTYSIDYEDNEKYFKSNTFQPNSDGPWIELMSKTFATNHHRCVITNEDLARHLTEAVIVRDLPGMADVDSSLLWFCREIKKDFVVSLSGECADEIFGGYPWFHREEDLQSGSFPWMRSTQARENLLRDEWKQKLRLREYVQRRYEETVQETPALEGESPLEAKRRQLFYLNMVWFMTTLLDRKDRMSMGASLEVRVPFADHRLVEYAWNIPWDMKMYNNREKGLLRKALEDVLPEDVLYRKKSPYPKTHNPHYTKAVTAWLTELLANKSSVLHEFFKREQLDDLIATGGNAFTVPWFGQLMTGPQLLAHLAQMHVWFEHYNIAIKE is encoded by the coding sequence ATGTGCGGCATTACAGGGTGGGTTGATTACGGCCGTTCGTTATTATCCGAGAAGGAAGCTGTTGCGGCAATGACTCATACGCTTTCAAAGCGCGGGCCGGATGATACAAATGTATGGACAACGCAACATGCGGCGTTTGGTCATAAGCGTCTTGCTGTTGTAGATTTAGAAGGCGGGAAACAGCCGATGACGCGGCAAAAAGAACAGGAGTATACCATTTGTTATAATGGTGAGCTATATAATACAGAAGACTTACGAGAAGAGCTTTTAAAAAGAGGTTATACGTTTAAAGGGCATTCTGATACTGAAGTCTTGTTAACTGCGTATATGGAATGGGAAGAAAACTGCTTAGTGCATCTGAATGGGATTTTTGCATTTGCTGTATGGGATGCAAAAAAGGAAAAGCTTTTTATTGGGCGTGACCGTTTAGGTGTAAAGCCCTTATTTTATAAAGAAGATCCTAAAAGACTTTTATTCGGATCGGAGCTCAAAGCCATTTTGGCACACCCGGATGTCAAAGCAGAGGTAACGTATGAGGGGTTATCAGAGGTACTCGGATTGGGACCATCTCGTTCTCCTGGGCATGGGGTATTTCATGGTATAAATGAATTGCGCCCCGGGCATGCACTCATATTTTCTAAAGACGGTTTGAAAGTATGGAGATACTGGAATGTGCAAAGTACTACTCACGTAGATAGCTTTGATGACACAGTGGCAAAGGTCCGTTTTTTGCTAGAAGATGCGATTACACGTCAGCTTGTTTCTGATGTTCCGTTATGTACGTTTTTATCCGGCGGTGTTGACTCTAGTGCCATTACAGCCTTTGCCGCTCGCGCATATGAGCAAGAGGGAAAGGGCTCTCTTCATACGTATTCTATTGATTATGAAGACAATGAAAAGTATTTTAAATCTAACACCTTTCAACCGAACTCAGATGGTCCGTGGATTGAGTTAATGAGCAAAACATTTGCGACAAATCATCATCGTTGTGTGATTACAAATGAAGATTTGGCACGGCATTTAACAGAAGCGGTAATTGTACGTGATCTTCCAGGCATGGCCGATGTGGATTCTTCATTATTATGGTTTTGCCGCGAAATTAAAAAGGATTTTGTTGTAAGTTTATCGGGAGAATGTGCGGACGAGATTTTTGGAGGTTATCCATGGTTTCATAGAGAAGAAGACTTACAGTCCGGCAGTTTTCCATGGATGCGTTCCACGCAAGCGCGTGAGAATTTGCTTAGAGATGAGTGGAAGCAAAAATTGCGTTTGCGTGAGTATGTGCAGCGTCGTTATGAAGAGACGGTTCAGGAAACCCCTGCTTTAGAAGGAGAAAGTCCGCTGGAAGCAAAGCGACGTCAATTATTTTATTTGAACATGGTTTGGTTTATGACAACGCTACTTGATCGAAAGGATCGTATGAGTATGGGGGCAAGCCTTGAGGTTCGTGTTCCCTTTGCTGATCATCGCTTGGTTGAGTATGCTTGGAATATTCCATGGGACATGAAAATGTACAATAATCGTGAAAAAGGTTTACTTCGGAAAGCACTTGAAGATGTGTTACCAGAGGATGTGCTATATCGTAAGAAAAGTCCGTACCCTAAAACGCATAATCCTCATTATACAAAAGCAGTTACAGCATGGCTGACAGAGCTGCTGGCTAATAAATCCTCTGTTTTGCATGAGTTCTTCAAGCGTGAACAACTTGATGATTTAATTGCGACAGGCGGAAATGCATTTACAGTACCTTGGTTCGGGCAGCTTATGACAGGTCCGCAGTTGCTTGCTCATTTAGCACAGATGCATGTATGGTTTGAGCATTACAATATAGCTATTAAAGAGTAG
- a CDS encoding NAD(P)/FAD-dependent oxidoreductase: MTGEYNVKKIVVIGAGPGGLAASMLLAAKGYDVEVFEKQTYIGGRNGSFQLGDYTFDIGPTFLSMPQLVEELFALVHRNVEDYLELKELKDMYELIFDDKKLMMTRDEDVMRTRIAKDFPGNERGYERFMRENKTKLNKMTPILQNPMDRMRDYLSLRVLKALPHLSLSKSLYDVLSCYFTDERLKLAFTFQSKYLGMSPWECPGAFSILSYMEHAHGIFHPIGGLNQLPKAMAKITEEYGGRIHLGKGVKELLLEGKKVTGILLETGETILADEVIINADFAHAMTKLIKPGVLKKYSEEKLEKKKYSCSTFMMYVGVKKRYDLPHHTIIFASDYKKNVEEITKTQLLSEDPSIYVQNACVTDPTLAPEGKSALYILAPVPNNMSGIDWEENKRAFRNVILQTLAEKTGFTDIEEHIEVERILTPQQWEQDLFVYEGATFNLGHQLTQMMYLRPHNRFEELDNCWLVGGGTHPGSGLPTILESAKITSRLIEETTGKVVSV, translated from the coding sequence ATGACGGGGGAATATAACGTGAAGAAAATTGTTGTAATTGGAGCGGGACCTGGGGGATTGGCAGCTTCTATGCTACTTGCCGCAAAAGGGTATGATGTAGAGGTGTTTGAAAAGCAGACATATATAGGAGGACGTAATGGTTCTTTTCAATTGGGCGATTATACCTTTGATATCGGACCGACTTTTTTAAGTATGCCGCAACTTGTAGAAGAATTATTTGCGCTCGTTCATAGAAATGTAGAAGATTATTTAGAGTTAAAAGAGTTAAAGGATATGTACGAACTAATATTTGATGATAAAAAGCTGATGATGACCCGTGATGAGGATGTCATGCGGACGCGCATCGCAAAGGATTTTCCAGGTAATGAGCGCGGCTATGAACGGTTTATGAGAGAAAATAAAACGAAGCTCAATAAAATGACACCGATTCTGCAAAATCCGATGGATAGAATGCGAGACTACTTGAGTCTCCGTGTGTTAAAGGCGCTGCCACATTTATCTCTGTCGAAAAGCTTGTATGATGTGCTGTCTTGTTATTTTACAGACGAGCGCTTGAAACTTGCGTTCACGTTTCAATCTAAATATCTGGGAATGTCTCCGTGGGAATGTCCTGGTGCTTTTTCTATTCTGTCATACATGGAGCATGCACATGGTATTTTTCATCCGATTGGCGGGCTTAACCAGCTGCCAAAAGCAATGGCGAAAATTACGGAGGAGTATGGAGGGCGCATTCATCTTGGGAAGGGTGTCAAGGAGTTGCTTTTAGAAGGAAAAAAAGTAACAGGTATCCTGCTTGAAACAGGGGAAACGATTCTTGCTGATGAAGTAATTATAAATGCAGATTTTGCACATGCCATGACAAAGCTTATAAAACCTGGTGTGCTGAAAAAATACAGTGAGGAAAAGCTGGAGAAAAAGAAATATTCTTGTTCTACATTTATGATGTATGTAGGCGTGAAAAAGCGCTATGATCTGCCACATCATACGATTATATTTGCGAGTGACTACAAAAAAAATGTAGAAGAGATTACAAAAACACAATTGCTTTCCGAAGACCCTTCCATTTATGTGCAAAATGCATGTGTAACGGATCCGACGCTTGCTCCCGAAGGAAAATCAGCTCTGTACATTTTAGCGCCGGTACCTAATAATATGAGCGGAATTGATTGGGAAGAGAACAAGCGAGCGTTTCGAAACGTTATTTTGCAAACCTTAGCGGAAAAAACAGGATTTACTGATATTGAAGAACATATTGAGGTAGAACGCATTCTTACACCACAGCAATGGGAGCAAGACTTGTTTGTGTATGAGGGGGCAACTTTCAACTTGGGACATCAGCTTACACAAATGATGTATTTACGCCCGCACAACCGCTTTGAAGAGCTCGATAACTGCTGGCTTGTAGGCGGTGGTACGCATCCAGGCAGTGGTTTACCAACCATTTTGGAATCGGCTAAGATTACATCGCGCCTTATTGAGGAAACGACAGGAAAGGTGGTTTCTGTATGA
- a CDS encoding NAD(P)/FAD-dependent oxidoreductase, with protein sequence MKRIGIVGGGIGALTAALLLTKQGKSVEIFEKSHKLGGRLSFVERDGYRIDEGPTIVLLPNMIREILEEAGVSSSQYELIPCDPLYTLFYRDGTTYTKYRDIEKQLQELERVFPEDKDGFVRFLNDMRMRFIIGKPAFLERSFVQKRNFFTYENMKTLVKLKAYQNTKKMMENYFQSEKLQEAYSLQTLYIGGNPAATPAIYSLVSFSEHEYGIWYVKGGYASLVQVLKEELEKRDVNIHYEAEVTRIRVEHHTATGIDVNGSYYPFDAVLVNGDYPTMLPLLGKEAQMKNYTPSSGCVLLYFGLDTKYDSQIHQFFLSGDMDLHMKQVFQTKEVPEDPSFYTFYPSAIDDSLAPAGKSVLYTLVPVPSGDIDWSKEEAFVEDIITRMEENGFPSLRKHIEWMHVKTPNDAEREGLFAGGSFGIAPILFQSGAFRPQVKPLDIENLYAAGASVHPGGGIPIVMQGAKLAADAILNKGVEQIDFIRKGV encoded by the coding sequence ATGAAGCGCATTGGTATTGTAGGAGGAGGGATAGGTGCATTAACAGCTGCGCTTCTTCTCACAAAGCAAGGAAAATCAGTTGAGATTTTTGAAAAAAGTCACAAGTTAGGTGGTCGGCTCTCATTTGTCGAACGAGATGGTTATCGAATTGATGAAGGTCCCACAATTGTGCTGCTTCCGAATATGATTCGAGAGATTTTAGAGGAAGCGGGTGTGTCCTCGTCTCAATACGAACTCATTCCATGTGACCCGCTGTATACGCTTTTTTATCGTGATGGTACGACATATACAAAGTATCGGGATATAGAAAAGCAATTGCAAGAGCTAGAGCGGGTGTTTCCAGAGGATAAAGATGGATTTGTGCGGTTTCTAAATGATATGAGAATGCGTTTTATTATCGGAAAGCCCGCATTTTTAGAGCGATCATTTGTACAAAAGCGTAACTTTTTCACTTATGAAAATATGAAAACGTTAGTGAAGCTAAAAGCATATCAAAATACAAAAAAGATGATGGAAAACTACTTCCAAAGTGAAAAGCTTCAAGAAGCATATTCCTTACAAACGCTATATATTGGTGGAAACCCCGCCGCTACGCCGGCGATTTATAGTCTTGTATCATTCAGTGAACATGAATATGGCATTTGGTATGTAAAAGGAGGCTATGCCAGCCTTGTACAGGTGCTAAAAGAAGAGCTAGAGAAACGTGATGTAAACATTCATTATGAAGCGGAAGTCACACGTATTCGTGTGGAACATCATACGGCAACTGGAATTGATGTCAACGGAAGTTATTATCCGTTTGATGCAGTTTTAGTAAATGGTGATTATCCAACCATGCTTCCGCTTCTTGGTAAAGAAGCACAGATGAAGAACTATACACCATCTTCAGGCTGTGTGTTGCTATATTTTGGTTTAGATACAAAATACGATAGTCAAATTCATCAATTTTTCTTAAGTGGTGATATGGATTTGCATATGAAGCAGGTCTTTCAAACGAAAGAAGTACCTGAAGACCCATCATTTTACACATTTTACCCGTCAGCTATTGATGATTCGTTAGCGCCGGCGGGGAAAAGTGTTTTATACACATTGGTACCTGTTCCTTCCGGTGATATTGATTGGAGTAAGGAAGAAGCTTTTGTAGAAGACATTATTACTAGAATGGAAGAGAACGGATTTCCAAGCTTGCGTAAGCATATAGAATGGATGCATGTGAAAACACCAAACGACGCAGAACGGGAAGGATTATTCGCAGGCGGAAGCTTTGGGATTGCTCCCATTTTATTTCAATCTGGCGCGTTTCGTCCGCAAGTAAAGCCGTTGGATATTGAAAACTTATATGCAGCTGGCGCCTCCGTTCATCCTGGCGGTGGAATTCCAATTGTGATGCAGGGAGCAAAATTAGCAGCAGATGCGATATTAAACAAAGGAGTGGAGCAAATTGATTTCATTAGAAAAGGCGTATAA
- a CDS encoding phytoene/squalene synthase family protein, giving the protein MISLEKAYNECQQVIVKNSQTFYKAFSFLPREKRNAVWAVYTFCRRVDDIVDEGSNVLVELTKFEETFRRFLQGYIDRTDFLWVALEDVFERFRMEVKPFWEMIEGQRMDLIQVEYKTYDELLHYSYHVASTVGLMLLPILAPKNADELKEGGIALGLAMQITNILRDIAEDYERGRVYLPAEIMHTHQYTKEDLSNAIVNEGFIAMWEDLAKRAELLYETAFSTMHLYPLSSRLPVEGAARLYRAILFEIRKQNYRVFDAKHYVSDEHKQEIMHLLKSEVKEVI; this is encoded by the coding sequence TTGATTTCATTAGAAAAGGCGTATAACGAATGCCAGCAGGTCATTGTGAAAAATTCCCAAACGTTTTATAAAGCATTTTCGTTCCTGCCGCGTGAAAAACGCAATGCGGTATGGGCTGTATATACATTTTGTCGCCGTGTGGATGATATCGTAGATGAAGGAAGCAATGTGCTGGTGGAGCTAACAAAATTTGAAGAAACGTTTAGGCGCTTTCTGCAAGGGTATATTGACCGTACAGATTTTCTTTGGGTCGCGCTTGAGGATGTGTTTGAACGCTTTCGTATGGAAGTAAAACCATTTTGGGAGATGATTGAAGGGCAGCGCATGGATCTCATTCAGGTGGAATATAAAACATACGATGAATTGCTGCATTACAGCTATCATGTTGCTAGCACGGTCGGGTTAATGCTTCTTCCGATTTTGGCACCGAAGAATGCTGATGAACTAAAAGAAGGTGGCATTGCTCTTGGATTAGCGATGCAAATCACAAATATTTTACGAGATATTGCGGAAGATTACGAACGCGGTCGCGTTTACCTGCCGGCTGAGATAATGCACACACATCAGTATACAAAAGAGGATTTATCTAATGCTATAGTCAATGAAGGGTTCATTGCTATGTGGGAGGACTTGGCAAAGCGTGCAGAATTATTATATGAAACAGCGTTTAGCACCATGCATCTGTATCCATTATCTTCACGTTTACCGGTAGAAGGAGCTGCCCGTTTATACCGAGCCATCTTGTTTGAAATTAGAAAACAAAATTATCGTGTGTTTGATGCAAAGCATTATGTATCTGATGAACATAAGCAGGAAATTATGCATTTGTTAAAAAGTGAAGTGAAGGAGGTCATTTAA
- a CDS encoding NAD(P)/FAD-dependent oxidoreductase, translating to MTRAVIIGGGLGGLSAAITLRNNGYDVTVLEKNNHFGGKLMPVQIGSHYFDFGPNTITMPHIFQKVIEQTGEKAADYFQYIKLDTHTRNFFSDGTTFDLSGDKDIMVNQFSKFDPKARYEAFLTEVERLYELSAMHFLPRTFTSWKDYLSPSLTKALLQVRPLQSLDHFFRMYFHHPNILQAFNRYATYIGSSPYAAPATFAMIAHLELTQGVYYVKGGNTKIAEAFVKIAKKLGITLHTNAEVTSVLTENKQVKGVVVNGEHIDADVVIMNADLLQAYPALVTEEKRPSFSNKKVASYEPSISAFVILAGLNMRHKDLLHHNVFFSSNYKQEFTQLFMNKQYASDPTIYICNSSHTDPNVSPEGDNFFILVNAPSTENKENHPPAQEYKEHIYNILEQKGLSIRSHLINERIITPTDIEETFGAYKGALYGISANKRQNAFLRPFNQSKDIHNLYFVGGTTHPGGGSPMVTISGMNVAREIIKQQKAL from the coding sequence ATGACACGCGCAGTTATTATCGGCGGCGGACTGGGAGGATTGTCTGCCGCCATTACGCTAAGAAATAACGGTTATGATGTGACCGTACTGGAGAAAAACAACCACTTCGGTGGCAAGCTTATGCCGGTTCAGATTGGAAGTCATTACTTTGATTTTGGCCCAAATACAATTACAATGCCTCATATTTTTCAGAAAGTCATTGAACAAACCGGCGAAAAAGCGGCAGATTACTTTCAATATATAAAATTAGATACACACACGCGAAACTTTTTCTCAGACGGTACTACCTTTGATTTGTCTGGAGACAAGGACATTATGGTTAATCAATTTTCTAAATTTGATCCAAAGGCTCGCTATGAAGCATTTTTAACCGAAGTAGAGCGATTGTACGAGCTTTCTGCCATGCACTTTTTACCGCGGACATTCACGTCGTGGAAAGATTATTTATCACCCTCTTTAACAAAGGCGTTACTGCAGGTTCGTCCCTTGCAGTCGTTAGATCACTTTTTCCGCATGTATTTTCATCATCCAAATATCCTGCAGGCCTTTAATCGGTACGCCACATATATTGGGTCTTCTCCCTACGCGGCACCTGCTACGTTTGCGATGATTGCACACCTAGAGCTGACGCAAGGCGTCTATTATGTAAAGGGCGGCAACACAAAAATTGCAGAAGCCTTCGTTAAGATAGCAAAAAAATTAGGGATTACCTTGCATACAAATGCAGAAGTAACATCCGTACTTACTGAAAATAAACAAGTAAAAGGCGTTGTCGTAAACGGCGAGCATATAGATGCTGATGTTGTTATTATGAACGCCGACTTATTACAGGCATACCCGGCACTTGTCACAGAAGAGAAACGCCCAAGTTTTTCTAATAAAAAAGTGGCTTCGTATGAGCCCTCTATTTCTGCATTTGTTATTTTAGCAGGGCTGAATATGAGACACAAAGATTTATTACATCACAATGTGTTCTTTTCTTCCAATTATAAACAAGAGTTTACGCAATTGTTTATGAATAAACAATATGCGTCTGATCCGACGATTTATATTTGTAACTCTTCGCATACAGATCCTAATGTTTCACCTGAGGGTGATAACTTCTTTATCTTAGTTAACGCGCCATCTACAGAAAATAAAGAAAATCATCCACCTGCTCAGGAGTACAAAGAACATATTTACAATATACTAGAGCAAAAAGGGCTATCAATACGTTCTCATCTTATAAACGAACGTATTATTACGCCTACTGATATTGAAGAAACCTTCGGCGCGTACAAAGGAGCTTTATACGGTATCTCTGCCAACAAAAGACAAAATGCCTTTTTACGTCCTTTCAATCAATCAAAAGATATCCATAACCTTTATTTCGTCGGTGGTACAACTCACCCTGGAGGCGGTTCTCCTATGGTTACCATCAGCGGCATGAATGTCGCACGTGAGATCATAAAACAACAAAAAGCCCTATGA
- a CDS encoding glycosyltransferase family 2 protein — protein sequence MSLTSFFTLTSLLFFVWTLINARFLPRLRNGSLSRTPLVSILVPMRNEEQNVRELLLSIQSLSYPNFECVIINDKSTDQTWELLQQYTQGDNRFRILQGRTLPDRWVGKVHACHQLSEVAKGDYFLFLDADARLAPDTLEASLSLMKQHKAKLLTGFPAFPVETLLSKLLVPLQHFIIYFHLPIALANYTLRRDTTAAHGAFMLFERNAYLHIGGHRAVQSSLVEDVHIARKMKEAGFRVTLANITSYVSCFMYDSNQATWAGFTKNIFVGLGRSVPLVLFLSFFYTIFYIFPFALLGKGIYMPALFLLLQRLYIDRNTKQKAYVSLLQPFALLTLIILMFYSMSLSLRKKRYEWKGRTYL from the coding sequence ATGAGCTTAACCTCCTTTTTTACCCTTACAAGTTTACTCTTTTTCGTATGGACTCTTATAAATGCCAGATTTTTACCTCGCTTACGAAACGGGTCATTGAGCAGAACACCACTTGTATCTATTTTGGTTCCGATGCGAAACGAAGAACAAAATGTGAGAGAATTGCTATTGTCCATCCAGTCCCTCTCCTATCCAAACTTTGAATGTGTCATTATTAATGACAAATCTACCGATCAAACTTGGGAGCTGCTACAGCAGTATACACAAGGTGACAATCGCTTTCGTATTCTACAAGGACGCACCCTCCCTGATCGTTGGGTAGGCAAAGTGCATGCTTGCCACCAATTAAGCGAAGTAGCAAAAGGAGATTACTTTCTTTTTCTAGATGCTGATGCTAGGCTTGCACCAGATACACTCGAAGCATCGTTATCCTTAATGAAGCAACACAAGGCAAAACTACTTACCGGCTTTCCAGCTTTTCCAGTAGAAACATTGCTTAGTAAGCTACTTGTTCCGCTGCAGCATTTTATCATTTATTTTCATTTGCCAATTGCATTGGCTAACTATACCTTGCGAAGAGACACAACAGCAGCTCACGGTGCATTTATGCTATTCGAGAGAAATGCTTATTTACACATCGGCGGGCATCGAGCTGTTCAATCTTCTCTTGTGGAGGACGTGCATATTGCTAGAAAGATGAAAGAAGCTGGGTTTCGCGTCACACTAGCAAACATTACATCGTACGTTTCCTGTTTTATGTATGATTCAAACCAAGCGACATGGGCGGGCTTCACAAAAAATATTTTTGTTGGACTGGGAAGATCTGTTCCACTTGTCCTGTTCCTATCTTTCTTTTATACAATATTTTATATCTTTCCATTTGCCTTATTAGGAAAAGGCATCTATATGCCCGCTCTCTTTTTATTATTACAGCGACTATATATTGATAGGAACACAAAGCAAAAAGCATATGTAAGTCTTCTGCAGCCGTTCGCTTTACTTACATTAATTATATTAATGTTTTATTCAATGAGTCTTTCACTGCGAAAGAAACGCTATGAGTGGAAAGGACGAACTTATTTATGA